In the Sarcophilus harrisii chromosome 1, mSarHar1.11, whole genome shotgun sequence genome, one interval contains:
- the ADGRL1 gene encoding adhesion G protein-coupled receptor L1 isoform X1: protein MRGEAPCAHLFSAMARLAPALWSLCVTAVLVTSATQGLSRAGLPFGLMRRELACEGYPIELRCPGSDVIMVENANYGRTDDKICDADPFQMENVQCYLPDAFKIMSQRCNNRTQCVVVAGSDAFPDPCPGTYKYLEVQYDCVPYKVEQKVFVCPGTLQKVLEATSTHESEHQSGAWCKDPLQAGDRIYVMPWIPYRTDTLTEYASWEDYVAARHTTTYRLPNRVDGTGFVVYDGAVFYNKERTRNIVKYDLRTRIKSGETVINTANYHDTSPYRWGGKTDIDLAVDENGLWVIYATESNNGRLVVSQLNPYTLRFEGTWETGYDKRSASNAFMVCGVLYVLRSVYVDDDSEAAGNRVDYAFNTNANREEPVSLAFPNPYQFVSSVDYNPRDNQLYVWNNYFVVRYGLEFGPPDPSAGPATSPPLSTTTTARPTPLTSTASPAATTPLRRAPLTTHPVGAINQLGPDVPPATAPAPSTRRPPAPNLHVSPELFCEPREVRRVQWPATQQGMLVERPCPKGTRGIASFQCLPALGLWNPRGPDLSNCTSPWVNQVAQKIKSGENAANIASELARHTRGSIYAGDVSSSVKLMEQLLDILDAQLQALRPIERESAGKNYNKMHKRERTCKDYIKAVVETVDNLLRPEALESWKDMNATEQVHTATMLLDILEEGAFLLADNVKEPARFLTAKQNVVLEVTVLNTEGQVQELVFPQEYPSENSIQLSANTIKQNSRNGVVKVVFILYNNLGLFLSTENATVKLAGEAGSGGPGGAALVVNSQVIAASINKESSRVFLMDPVIFTVAHLEAKNHFNANCSFWNYSERSMLGYWSTQGCRLVDSNKTHTTCACSHLTNFAVLMAHREIYQGRINELLLSVITWVGIVISLVCLAICISTFCFLRGLQTDRNTIHKNLCINLFLAELLFLVGIDKTQYEIACPIFAGLLHYFFLAAFSWLCLEGVHLYLLLVEVFESEYSRTKYYYLGGYCFPALVVGIAAAIDYRSYGTEKACWLRVDNYFIWSFIGPVSFVIVVNLVFLMVTLHKMIRSSSVLKPDSSRLDNIKSWALGAIALLFLLGLTWAFGLLFINKESVVMAYLFTTFNAFQGVFIFVFHCALQKKVHKEYSKCLRHSYCCIRPPPGGTHGSLKTSAMRSNNRYYTGTQSRIRRMWNDTVRKQTESSFMAGDINSTPTLNRGTMGNHLLTNPVLQPRGGTSPYNTLIAESVGFNPSSPPVFNSPGSYREPKHPLGGRDACGMDTLPLNGNFNNSYSLRSGDFPPGDGGPEPPRGRNLADAAAFEKMIISELVHNNLRGSSGAAKGPPPPEPPVPPVPGSGGDEEAGAPGGADRAEIELLYKALEEPLLLPRAQSVLYQSDLDESESCAAEDGAVSRPLSSPPGRDSLYASGANLRDSPSYPDSSPEGPSEALPPPPPAPPGPPEIYYTSRPALVARNPLQGYYQVRRPSHEGYLAAPGLEGPGPDGDGQMQLVTSL from the exons AAGTGGAGCAGAAAG TCTTCGTGTGCCCTGGGACTCTTCAGAAGGTGCTGGAGGCCACATCTACCCACGAGTCAGAGCACCAGTCAGGGGCATGGTGCAAGGACCCCCTCCAAGCTGGGGACCGCATCTATGTGATGCCCTGGATCCCCTATCGAACAGACACACTGACGGAATATGCATCCTGGGAGGATTATGTGGCTGCCCGCCATACCACCACCTACCGCCTTCCTAACCGAGTGGATGGCACAGGCTTTGTGGTCTACGACGGTGCCGTCTTCTACAATAAGGAACGAACTCGAAACATAGTCAAGTATGACCTACGGACGCGTATCAAGAGCGGGGAGACGGTGATCAACACTGCTAACTACCATGATACCTCGCCCTATCGCTGGGGGGGCAAGACGGATATTGACCTCGCCGTGGACGAGAATGGGCTGTGGGTCATTTATGCCACGGAAAGCAACAATGGGCGTTTGGTGGTAAGCCAGCTCAATCCCTACACCCTGCGCTTTGAGGGCACGTGGGAGACAGGCTATGATAAGCGATCGGCCTCCAATGCCTTCATGGTTTGTGGTGTCCTCTACGTGCTGCGCTCGGTGTATGTGGATGATGACAGCGAGGCTGCTGGCAATCGAGTCGACTATGCCTTCAACACTAATGCCAACCGAGAAGAGCCCGTCAGCTTGGCGTTTCCCAACCCTTACCAGTTTGTCTCCTCAGTTGATTACAATCCCCGTGACAACCAACTTTATGTGTGGAACAACTACTTTGTGGTGCGCTACGGTCTTGAGTTTGGACCACCAGACCCCAGTGCTG GCCCAGCCACTTCACCCCCCCTCAGCACGACAACCACAGCCCGACCCACCCCATTGACAAGCACGGCCTCGCCTGCTGCCACCACACCGCTCCGCCGAGCACCCCTCACTACTCACCCTGTGGGTGCCATCAATCAGTTGGGGCCTGATGTGCCACCTGCCACAGCCCCGGCCCCTAGCACTCGAAGACCACCGGCTCCCAACCTACACGTGTCACCTGAGCTATTCTGTGAGCCCCGGGAAGTTCGGAGGGTCCAATGGCCAGCCACCCAGCAAGGCATGTTGGTAGAAAGGCCCTGCCCCAAAGGCACACGAG GTATCGCTTCCTTCCAGTGTCTACCAGCCTTGGGGCTTTGGAACCCCCGAGGCCCAGATCTCAGCAACTGTACTTCCCCTTGGGTCAACCAGGTAGCCCAGAAG ATCAAGAGTGGTGAGAATGCAGCCAACATTGCCAGTGAGCTGGCCCGCCATACCAGAGGTTCCATCTACGCGGGTGATGTCTCATCTTCAGTGAAGCTAATGGAGCAGCTGCTGGACATCCTGGATGCCCAGCTGCAGGCTCTCCGGCCCATCGAGCGTGAGTCAGCTGGCAAGAACTACAACAAG ATGCACAAGCGAGAAAGGACTTGCAAAGACTATATCAAG GCAGTTGTGGAGACCGTGGACAACCTGCTTCGCCCAGAAGCCCTGGAgtcctggaaagacatgaatgcCACAGAACAAGTGCACACGGCCACCATGCTGCTGGACATTCTGGAGGAGGGGGCCTTCCTGCTAGCTGACAATGTGAAAGAACCAGCTCGATTCCTTACTGCAAAGCAGAATGTAG TGCTCGAGGTTACCGTGCTGAATACTGAAGGTCAGGTACAAGAACTGGTGTTCCCCCAGGAGTATCCCAGTGAAAACTCTATCCAACTTTCTGCCAACACCATCAAGCAGAACAGCCGTAATG GAGTGGTGAAAGTTGTCTTCATCCTTTATAACAACCTGGGCCTCTTTCTGTCCACGGAGAATGCCACAGTGAAGCTGGCAGGGGAGGCCGGCTCCGGGGGCCCTGGGGGAGCTGCACTAGTGGTGAACTCCCAAGTCATTGCCGCCTCCATCAACAAAGAATCTAGCCGCGTGTTCCTCATGGACCCAGTCATCTTCACTGTGGCCCACCTAGAG GCCAAGAACCACTTCAATGCCAACTGCTCCTTCTGGAACTACTCAGAGCGTTCCATGCTGGGCTACTGGTCGACCCAGGGCTGTCGTCTGGTGGATTCCAACAAGACCCATACCACCTGTGCCTGCAGCCACCTCACTAACTTTGCCGTGCTCATGGCTCACCGTGAGATC TACCAAGGTCGGATCAATGAATTGCTGCTGTCTGTCATCACTTGGGTGGGCATTGTGATCTCCCTTGTCTGCCTGGCAATCTGTATCTCCACCTTCTGCTTCCTTCGGGGGCTACAGACTGACCGAAACACCATCCACAAGAATCTTTGCATCAACCTCTTCCTGGCTGAGCTGCTCTTCCTTGTTGGCATTGACAAGACCCAATATGAG ATCGCCTGCCCCATCTTTGCGGGGCTGCTGCATTACTTCTTCCTGGCAGCCTTCTCTTGGCTGTGCCTAGAGGGCGTGCATCTCTACTTGCTGTTGGTGGAGGTGTTTGAGAGCGAATACTCACGCACCAAATACTACTACCTGGGTGGCTACTGCTTCCCAGCCCTGGTTGTGGGCATCGCTGCCGCCATCGACTATCGAAGCTACGGCACCGAGAAGGC CTGCTGGCTCCGAGTAGACAATTATTTCATCTGGAGTTTCATTGGGCCTGTCTCATTTGTCATTGTG GTGAATCTGGTGTTCCTCATGGTGACACTTCACAAGATGATCCGTAGTTCCTCTGTGCTCAAGCCTGACTCTAGCCGCCTGGACAACATCAA ATCCTGGGCTCTGGGGGCCATagcccttctcttccttctgggTCTCACCTGGGCCTTCGGCCTACTCTTCATCAACAAGGAGTCAGTAGTCATGGCCTATCTCTTCACCACTTTCAATGCCTTCCAGGGGGTCTTCATCTTTGTCTTTCACTGCGCTCTACAGAAGAAG GTGCACAAGGAGTACAGCAAGTGCCTGCGCCACTCCTACTGCTGCATCCGACCACCCCCTGGAGGTACCCACGGCTCCCTCAAGACCTCGGCAATGCGTAGCAACAACCGCTATTATACGGGGACCCAG AGCCGAATTCGAAGGATGTGGAATGACACAGTGAGGAAGCAGACAGAATCATCCTTTATGGCTGGAGATATCAATAGTACCCCAACCCTGAACCGAG GTACCATGGGGAACCACTTGCTAACCAACCCTGTCCTGCAGCCTCGAGGTGGGACCAGCCCCTACAATACCCTCATTGCTGAGTCTGTGGGCTTCAATCCCTCATCTCCCCCTGTCTTCAACTCCCCAG GGAGCTACCGGGAGCCCA AACACCCTCTAGGAGGCCGGGATGCATGTGGCATGGACACCCTTCCACTTAATGGCAACTTTAACAACAGCTACTCCTTACGAAGTGGTGACTTCCCCCCAGGGGATGGAGGTCCAGAACCACCCCGAGGACGAAACTTGGCTGATGCTGCTGCCTTTGAGAAGATGATCATCTCAGAGCTGGTGCACAACAATCTTAGGGGTAGCAGTGGGGCAGCCAAAGGGCCCCCACCACCTGAGCCCCCGGTGCCACCAGTCCCAGGTAGTGGTGGGGATGAAGAGGCAGGGGCGCCCGGGGGGGCTGACCGGGCTGAGATCGAACTGCTCTACAAGGCCCTGGAGGAGCCCCTGCTGCTGCCCCGGGCCCAGTCGGTGCTGTATCAGAGCGACCTGGACGAATCAGAGAGCTGTGCGGCTGAGGATGGGGCAGTCAGCCgacccctctcttcccctcctggCCGGGACTCGCTCTATGCCAGTGGGGCCAACCTGCGGGACTCGCCCTCCTACCCGGACAGTAGCCCAGAAGGGCCCAGTGAGGCCCTTCCACCCCCGCCTCCAGCCCCACCTGGTCCTCCTGAAATTTACTACACCTCTCGCCCAGCCCTGGTGGCTCGGAACCCCCTGCAAGGCTATTACCAGGTGCGGCGGCCTAGCCATGAAGGCTACCTGGCTGCCCCAGGCCTTGAGGGGCCAGGGCCTGATGGTGATGGCCAGATGCAGCTGGTCACCAGCCTCTAA
- the ADGRL1 gene encoding adhesion G protein-coupled receptor L1 isoform X2 — MRGEAPCAHLFSAMARLAPALWSLCVTAVLVTSATQGLSRAGLPFGLMRRELACEGYPIELRCPGSDVIMVENANYGRTDDKICDADPFQMENVQCYLPDAFKIMSQRCNNRTQCVVVAGSDAFPDPCPGTYKYLEVQYDCVPYIFVCPGTLQKVLEATSTHESEHQSGAWCKDPLQAGDRIYVMPWIPYRTDTLTEYASWEDYVAARHTTTYRLPNRVDGTGFVVYDGAVFYNKERTRNIVKYDLRTRIKSGETVINTANYHDTSPYRWGGKTDIDLAVDENGLWVIYATESNNGRLVVSQLNPYTLRFEGTWETGYDKRSASNAFMVCGVLYVLRSVYVDDDSEAAGNRVDYAFNTNANREEPVSLAFPNPYQFVSSVDYNPRDNQLYVWNNYFVVRYGLEFGPPDPSAGPATSPPLSTTTTARPTPLTSTASPAATTPLRRAPLTTHPVGAINQLGPDVPPATAPAPSTRRPPAPNLHVSPELFCEPREVRRVQWPATQQGMLVERPCPKGTRGIASFQCLPALGLWNPRGPDLSNCTSPWVNQVAQKIKSGENAANIASELARHTRGSIYAGDVSSSVKLMEQLLDILDAQLQALRPIERESAGKNYNKMHKRERTCKDYIKAVVETVDNLLRPEALESWKDMNATEQVHTATMLLDILEEGAFLLADNVKEPARFLTAKQNVVLEVTVLNTEGQVQELVFPQEYPSENSIQLSANTIKQNSRNGVVKVVFILYNNLGLFLSTENATVKLAGEAGSGGPGGAALVVNSQVIAASINKESSRVFLMDPVIFTVAHLEAKNHFNANCSFWNYSERSMLGYWSTQGCRLVDSNKTHTTCACSHLTNFAVLMAHREIYQGRINELLLSVITWVGIVISLVCLAICISTFCFLRGLQTDRNTIHKNLCINLFLAELLFLVGIDKTQYEIACPIFAGLLHYFFLAAFSWLCLEGVHLYLLLVEVFESEYSRTKYYYLGGYCFPALVVGIAAAIDYRSYGTEKACWLRVDNYFIWSFIGPVSFVIVVNLVFLMVTLHKMIRSSSVLKPDSSRLDNIKSWALGAIALLFLLGLTWAFGLLFINKESVVMAYLFTTFNAFQGVFIFVFHCALQKKVHKEYSKCLRHSYCCIRPPPGGTHGSLKTSAMRSNNRYYTGTQSRIRRMWNDTVRKQTESSFMAGDINSTPTLNRGTMGNHLLTNPVLQPRGGTSPYNTLIAESVGFNPSSPPVFNSPGSYREPKHPLGGRDACGMDTLPLNGNFNNSYSLRSGDFPPGDGGPEPPRGRNLADAAAFEKMIISELVHNNLRGSSGAAKGPPPPEPPVPPVPGSGGDEEAGAPGGADRAEIELLYKALEEPLLLPRAQSVLYQSDLDESESCAAEDGAVSRPLSSPPGRDSLYASGANLRDSPSYPDSSPEGPSEALPPPPPAPPGPPEIYYTSRPALVARNPLQGYYQVRRPSHEGYLAAPGLEGPGPDGDGQMQLVTSL; from the exons TCTTCGTGTGCCCTGGGACTCTTCAGAAGGTGCTGGAGGCCACATCTACCCACGAGTCAGAGCACCAGTCAGGGGCATGGTGCAAGGACCCCCTCCAAGCTGGGGACCGCATCTATGTGATGCCCTGGATCCCCTATCGAACAGACACACTGACGGAATATGCATCCTGGGAGGATTATGTGGCTGCCCGCCATACCACCACCTACCGCCTTCCTAACCGAGTGGATGGCACAGGCTTTGTGGTCTACGACGGTGCCGTCTTCTACAATAAGGAACGAACTCGAAACATAGTCAAGTATGACCTACGGACGCGTATCAAGAGCGGGGAGACGGTGATCAACACTGCTAACTACCATGATACCTCGCCCTATCGCTGGGGGGGCAAGACGGATATTGACCTCGCCGTGGACGAGAATGGGCTGTGGGTCATTTATGCCACGGAAAGCAACAATGGGCGTTTGGTGGTAAGCCAGCTCAATCCCTACACCCTGCGCTTTGAGGGCACGTGGGAGACAGGCTATGATAAGCGATCGGCCTCCAATGCCTTCATGGTTTGTGGTGTCCTCTACGTGCTGCGCTCGGTGTATGTGGATGATGACAGCGAGGCTGCTGGCAATCGAGTCGACTATGCCTTCAACACTAATGCCAACCGAGAAGAGCCCGTCAGCTTGGCGTTTCCCAACCCTTACCAGTTTGTCTCCTCAGTTGATTACAATCCCCGTGACAACCAACTTTATGTGTGGAACAACTACTTTGTGGTGCGCTACGGTCTTGAGTTTGGACCACCAGACCCCAGTGCTG GCCCAGCCACTTCACCCCCCCTCAGCACGACAACCACAGCCCGACCCACCCCATTGACAAGCACGGCCTCGCCTGCTGCCACCACACCGCTCCGCCGAGCACCCCTCACTACTCACCCTGTGGGTGCCATCAATCAGTTGGGGCCTGATGTGCCACCTGCCACAGCCCCGGCCCCTAGCACTCGAAGACCACCGGCTCCCAACCTACACGTGTCACCTGAGCTATTCTGTGAGCCCCGGGAAGTTCGGAGGGTCCAATGGCCAGCCACCCAGCAAGGCATGTTGGTAGAAAGGCCCTGCCCCAAAGGCACACGAG GTATCGCTTCCTTCCAGTGTCTACCAGCCTTGGGGCTTTGGAACCCCCGAGGCCCAGATCTCAGCAACTGTACTTCCCCTTGGGTCAACCAGGTAGCCCAGAAG ATCAAGAGTGGTGAGAATGCAGCCAACATTGCCAGTGAGCTGGCCCGCCATACCAGAGGTTCCATCTACGCGGGTGATGTCTCATCTTCAGTGAAGCTAATGGAGCAGCTGCTGGACATCCTGGATGCCCAGCTGCAGGCTCTCCGGCCCATCGAGCGTGAGTCAGCTGGCAAGAACTACAACAAG ATGCACAAGCGAGAAAGGACTTGCAAAGACTATATCAAG GCAGTTGTGGAGACCGTGGACAACCTGCTTCGCCCAGAAGCCCTGGAgtcctggaaagacatgaatgcCACAGAACAAGTGCACACGGCCACCATGCTGCTGGACATTCTGGAGGAGGGGGCCTTCCTGCTAGCTGACAATGTGAAAGAACCAGCTCGATTCCTTACTGCAAAGCAGAATGTAG TGCTCGAGGTTACCGTGCTGAATACTGAAGGTCAGGTACAAGAACTGGTGTTCCCCCAGGAGTATCCCAGTGAAAACTCTATCCAACTTTCTGCCAACACCATCAAGCAGAACAGCCGTAATG GAGTGGTGAAAGTTGTCTTCATCCTTTATAACAACCTGGGCCTCTTTCTGTCCACGGAGAATGCCACAGTGAAGCTGGCAGGGGAGGCCGGCTCCGGGGGCCCTGGGGGAGCTGCACTAGTGGTGAACTCCCAAGTCATTGCCGCCTCCATCAACAAAGAATCTAGCCGCGTGTTCCTCATGGACCCAGTCATCTTCACTGTGGCCCACCTAGAG GCCAAGAACCACTTCAATGCCAACTGCTCCTTCTGGAACTACTCAGAGCGTTCCATGCTGGGCTACTGGTCGACCCAGGGCTGTCGTCTGGTGGATTCCAACAAGACCCATACCACCTGTGCCTGCAGCCACCTCACTAACTTTGCCGTGCTCATGGCTCACCGTGAGATC TACCAAGGTCGGATCAATGAATTGCTGCTGTCTGTCATCACTTGGGTGGGCATTGTGATCTCCCTTGTCTGCCTGGCAATCTGTATCTCCACCTTCTGCTTCCTTCGGGGGCTACAGACTGACCGAAACACCATCCACAAGAATCTTTGCATCAACCTCTTCCTGGCTGAGCTGCTCTTCCTTGTTGGCATTGACAAGACCCAATATGAG ATCGCCTGCCCCATCTTTGCGGGGCTGCTGCATTACTTCTTCCTGGCAGCCTTCTCTTGGCTGTGCCTAGAGGGCGTGCATCTCTACTTGCTGTTGGTGGAGGTGTTTGAGAGCGAATACTCACGCACCAAATACTACTACCTGGGTGGCTACTGCTTCCCAGCCCTGGTTGTGGGCATCGCTGCCGCCATCGACTATCGAAGCTACGGCACCGAGAAGGC CTGCTGGCTCCGAGTAGACAATTATTTCATCTGGAGTTTCATTGGGCCTGTCTCATTTGTCATTGTG GTGAATCTGGTGTTCCTCATGGTGACACTTCACAAGATGATCCGTAGTTCCTCTGTGCTCAAGCCTGACTCTAGCCGCCTGGACAACATCAA ATCCTGGGCTCTGGGGGCCATagcccttctcttccttctgggTCTCACCTGGGCCTTCGGCCTACTCTTCATCAACAAGGAGTCAGTAGTCATGGCCTATCTCTTCACCACTTTCAATGCCTTCCAGGGGGTCTTCATCTTTGTCTTTCACTGCGCTCTACAGAAGAAG GTGCACAAGGAGTACAGCAAGTGCCTGCGCCACTCCTACTGCTGCATCCGACCACCCCCTGGAGGTACCCACGGCTCCCTCAAGACCTCGGCAATGCGTAGCAACAACCGCTATTATACGGGGACCCAG AGCCGAATTCGAAGGATGTGGAATGACACAGTGAGGAAGCAGACAGAATCATCCTTTATGGCTGGAGATATCAATAGTACCCCAACCCTGAACCGAG GTACCATGGGGAACCACTTGCTAACCAACCCTGTCCTGCAGCCTCGAGGTGGGACCAGCCCCTACAATACCCTCATTGCTGAGTCTGTGGGCTTCAATCCCTCATCTCCCCCTGTCTTCAACTCCCCAG GGAGCTACCGGGAGCCCA AACACCCTCTAGGAGGCCGGGATGCATGTGGCATGGACACCCTTCCACTTAATGGCAACTTTAACAACAGCTACTCCTTACGAAGTGGTGACTTCCCCCCAGGGGATGGAGGTCCAGAACCACCCCGAGGACGAAACTTGGCTGATGCTGCTGCCTTTGAGAAGATGATCATCTCAGAGCTGGTGCACAACAATCTTAGGGGTAGCAGTGGGGCAGCCAAAGGGCCCCCACCACCTGAGCCCCCGGTGCCACCAGTCCCAGGTAGTGGTGGGGATGAAGAGGCAGGGGCGCCCGGGGGGGCTGACCGGGCTGAGATCGAACTGCTCTACAAGGCCCTGGAGGAGCCCCTGCTGCTGCCCCGGGCCCAGTCGGTGCTGTATCAGAGCGACCTGGACGAATCAGAGAGCTGTGCGGCTGAGGATGGGGCAGTCAGCCgacccctctcttcccctcctggCCGGGACTCGCTCTATGCCAGTGGGGCCAACCTGCGGGACTCGCCCTCCTACCCGGACAGTAGCCCAGAAGGGCCCAGTGAGGCCCTTCCACCCCCGCCTCCAGCCCCACCTGGTCCTCCTGAAATTTACTACACCTCTCGCCCAGCCCTGGTGGCTCGGAACCCCCTGCAAGGCTATTACCAGGTGCGGCGGCCTAGCCATGAAGGCTACCTGGCTGCCCCAGGCCTTGAGGGGCCAGGGCCTGATGGTGATGGCCAGATGCAGCTGGTCACCAGCCTCTAA